A stretch of the Egicoccus sp. AB-alg2 genome encodes the following:
- a CDS encoding sulfotransferase, which translates to MSTTDDTTAEPRPAAGTPPPGRGPVFLAGADRSGIGLLGELLEHHPSFALTRRTDYWTRVVGRYGDLRHRPNLDRLLDEIAADRRLRLLTPDRQRLDRDLAGDEASYVRLFAMLQEQRAARLDRARWGDKSLGNERHADQILGAYPEARMVQVLRDPRDRFASQKYHRGLGRGGLGAGAAMWRDSARRAVHNAIRYPERYLVVHYERLVRDPASVLHEVVTFLGEPASTAATTLAAAEADAAGPGPLHDRSVGRFRRDLEPSEVAFLELATRPWADRLGYPTGEKGQDRVRGLRFALAEVPRHGAGMLAWSLRTRLPARAKLRPR; encoded by the coding sequence GTGAGCACCACGGACGACACCACCGCGGAGCCAAGGCCGGCAGCCGGCACTCCGCCGCCCGGCCGCGGTCCGGTCTTCCTCGCCGGTGCCGACCGCAGCGGGATCGGGCTGCTCGGCGAACTGCTGGAACACCACCCGTCGTTCGCCCTCACGCGCCGCACCGACTACTGGACCCGGGTCGTGGGCCGGTACGGGGACCTACGCCACCGCCCGAACCTCGACCGGCTCCTGGACGAAATCGCCGCGGACCGGCGGCTCCGGCTGCTGACACCGGACCGCCAGCGGCTCGACCGCGATCTGGCCGGCGACGAAGCCAGCTACGTGCGGCTGTTCGCCATGCTGCAGGAGCAGCGGGCGGCCCGGCTCGATCGTGCCCGGTGGGGTGACAAGTCCCTCGGCAACGAGCGCCACGCGGACCAGATCCTGGGCGCCTATCCCGAGGCGCGCATGGTCCAGGTGCTCCGCGACCCGCGGGACCGGTTCGCGTCCCAGAAGTACCACCGGGGGCTCGGCCGCGGCGGGCTGGGCGCCGGCGCGGCGATGTGGCGCGACTCGGCCCGCCGAGCGGTCCACAACGCGATCCGGTACCCGGAGCGGTACCTCGTCGTCCACTACGAGCGGCTGGTCCGCGACCCAGCGAGCGTGCTGCACGAGGTCGTGACCTTCCTCGGCGAACCGGCCTCGACCGCGGCCACCACGCTGGCTGCGGCAGAGGCCGACGCCGCCGGGCCGGGTCCGCTGCACGACCGCTCCGTCGGCCGGTTCCGGCGTGACCTCGAGCCCAGCGAGGTCGCCTTCCTGGAGCTCGCGACCCGGCCATGGGCTGACCGGCTCGGCTATCCAACTGGCGAGAAGGGCCAGGACCGCGTGCGTGGGTTGCGGTTCGCGCTGGCCGAGGTCCCCCGTCACGGTGCCGGGATGCTGGCCTGGTCCTTGCGCACCCGCCTCCCGGCGCGGGCGAAGCTGCGGCCGCGGTGA
- a CDS encoding adenylyl-sulfate kinase encodes MEQTVAAGQPAAGEETAATAAHDHTAPSRAGACIWLTGPSGAGKSTLTAALVPRLEVLGRTVSVLDVVPLLAKAPGERSSEGKLLRKAFVAGEIARHGGIAICVTVSARREVRERAREVVGADRFVEVHVDVPAEVAAARRAARGRRVPLRRRARELRQRVARFVGAKRGLAYEPPDAPDVRIDTSRTAPDVGAEAVLAALRARGLLPSGNLPRTPWA; translated from the coding sequence ATGGAGCAGACGGTGGCAGCCGGCCAGCCAGCGGCGGGCGAGGAAACGGCGGCGACTGCCGCGCACGACCACACCGCGCCGTCCCGCGCCGGTGCCTGCATCTGGCTGACGGGTCCCAGCGGTGCCGGCAAGTCGACGCTCACGGCCGCGCTGGTGCCGCGCCTCGAAGTACTCGGCCGGACGGTGAGCGTGCTCGACGTCGTGCCGCTGTTGGCCAAGGCGCCGGGTGAACGGAGCAGCGAGGGCAAGCTGTTGCGCAAGGCCTTCGTCGCCGGCGAGATCGCGCGGCACGGCGGCATCGCGATCTGCGTCACCGTCAGTGCCCGGCGTGAGGTGCGCGAGCGGGCACGCGAGGTCGTCGGTGCCGACCGGTTCGTGGAGGTCCACGTCGACGTGCCTGCCGAGGTGGCCGCCGCCCGCCGGGCAGCGCGTGGTCGCCGGGTGCCGCTCCGTCGCCGCGCCCGCGAGCTGCGCCAGCGCGTCGCCCGCTTCGTCGGCGCGAAGCGGGGTCTGGCCTACGAGCCGCCGGACGCACCGGACGTCCGGATCGACACCTCGCGGACCGCGCCCGATGTCGGTGCAGAGGCCGTCCTCGCGGCCCTGCGTGCGCGGGGCCTGCTGCCCAGCGGAAATCTCCCGCGAACGCCGTGGGCGTGA
- a CDS encoding putative Ig domain-containing protein, with amino-acid sequence MPVTVAVTAALLAAMVAPSSVALAQEGPQKARHVRTTYTSEFGIPRPHGIAVAPEEGVLVAGPAEEQTVVIRLSPGEDLLGTTSLPGVDPATMATDPDDGNLVAVADGELVQVHAAQLRRARPTVTSDRLAELGLRRAAGATVDEGGDLLLLDAGDASLVRVAADDPSAAPERTPLPVLEGDALAGLAYNPQDGRLYVLRPDDDRLDALDESGQVQASYDLSDVTLVSPQEMVFAPSSDASDDPETYNLFVADAGSQTVLGGVTEITLTEVSAANVPVETASLVRMIETSKWTPASPDPSGVTYLPGSDRLMVADSEVNEVTGAGYHGVNLWTTTRTGGVTDTGTTLGFTNEPTGLGYDAATNTLFVSSDASQTRGVFSVRPGNDGRFGTPDDVVRFFNAAAIGVVDTEDPEFDPVTGHLFFLDGINTNVYRVNPVNGVFFDGDDIVTHFDVGRHGALDVEGLGSDPSRNTLLVGDRRQRRIYEVTKTGDLVRIIDASRIADLTFLSGLTMAPATNAAGRMNYWIVDRAVDNGADPNENDGKLFEITLGATGNTGPVLSSVTIDQSAPRTDDTLTVSVQASDADGDPLTYEYQWRKNGVALPGETGDRLDLSKSGNGDRGDAISVRVTVSDGQAEDQRTSSQVTIVNSPPVFGQDLPNRSDTEGASVSIVAGASDADGDTLTYSAAGLPAGVSIDTSTGRLSGTIAAGAAASSPYDVTVSVTDGGTSGPPSPGTGVRLVQSKAGDQNNSTSYSLAFDQQPRQGNLLVAFGAHSASRTSTVPSGWSRAVDAGRSVIFYKVAGANEPATVTYSVSGTETFMGLSILEYEGLHGVQSEVLDRVVSQSGSGTSVSTGTTATTRHADQLLVAGVGLNGTRTFANQWTEGFAARSTARRHSVADRVVSSTGQFQTSESWDTSANFAVGSLVTFRIADTAPPSDPAAVTDTFRWTVTTGGGGGPVPGPPVVDAVTVTPTSPRTDGTLTAEVTASGGSGSLTYSYQWLRNGTALSGATSRTLDLGVAGNGDKGDTLAVRVTASDGTSTSPAVTSATVTVVNSPPVFGQDLPDRSDAEGATVSIASGATDRDGDDLTYSATGLPGGISINSATGAISGTLAAGSAGTHAVTVTVRDTSNATATDTFTWTVTAPAQPPPAPTALTATSTSIGVDLGWNTGGSGVTGYHVYRASSASGPYTRLTTNPQTSTTYRDETAPIGSTSHYRVTALNADGLESAPATASSRRAIGFRGASTAAGRNLTSAAVQRPSGVAAGDVLVAAVTVYGNANITAPSGWNLVRNDANGTNMRQAVFSRVAASNEAASYTWTLSTRTSATVVVVAYRGVDAAQPVDVAGGQANAASRSIATPSVTTTGGDRLLIAFFGFRNSTTIDQPEGMIEQAEVLQSSGNDKLALSIADEVRPSAGATGTRTASVPSGPTAVSVGQVVALRPATP; translated from the coding sequence ATGCCTGTCACGGTCGCGGTGACGGCTGCGTTGCTGGCCGCCATGGTCGCGCCATCGTCGGTGGCGCTCGCACAGGAGGGCCCGCAGAAGGCACGACACGTGCGCACGACCTACACCTCGGAGTTCGGCATCCCGCGGCCGCACGGCATCGCCGTGGCACCTGAGGAAGGGGTTCTGGTCGCCGGGCCCGCCGAGGAGCAGACCGTCGTGATCCGGCTGTCACCGGGGGAGGATCTGCTCGGGACCACGTCCCTGCCGGGCGTGGACCCGGCGACGATGGCCACCGACCCGGACGACGGCAACCTCGTGGCCGTCGCCGACGGCGAGCTGGTCCAGGTGCACGCGGCGCAGCTACGTCGCGCCCGCCCGACGGTGACGAGCGACCGTCTCGCGGAGCTCGGGCTGCGCCGGGCCGCCGGCGCCACCGTCGACGAGGGCGGCGACCTGCTGCTCCTCGATGCCGGCGACGCGAGCCTGGTGCGGGTCGCGGCCGACGACCCGTCCGCGGCGCCCGAGCGCACGCCCCTGCCGGTGCTCGAAGGCGACGCGCTCGCCGGGCTCGCGTACAACCCCCAGGACGGACGGCTCTACGTGCTGCGTCCTGACGACGACCGCCTGGACGCCCTCGACGAGTCCGGGCAGGTGCAGGCGAGCTACGACCTCTCGGACGTCACGCTCGTGAGCCCGCAGGAGATGGTGTTCGCCCCCAGTTCTGATGCCTCCGACGACCCCGAGACGTACAACCTCTTCGTGGCGGACGCCGGCAGTCAGACGGTCCTCGGCGGCGTGACGGAGATCACGCTCACCGAAGTATCGGCCGCGAACGTGCCGGTGGAGACCGCCTCACTGGTGCGCATGATCGAGACCTCGAAGTGGACGCCGGCCAGCCCCGACCCCTCCGGCGTCACGTACCTGCCGGGCAGTGACCGTTTGATGGTCGCCGACTCCGAGGTCAACGAGGTCACCGGCGCCGGCTACCACGGCGTGAACCTCTGGACCACCACCCGCACCGGCGGCGTGACCGACACCGGTACCACGTTGGGCTTCACCAACGAGCCCACCGGCCTCGGCTACGACGCCGCGACCAACACGCTGTTCGTCTCCTCGGACGCCAGTCAGACCCGGGGCGTGTTCTCCGTCCGTCCGGGCAACGACGGCCGTTTCGGCACCCCAGACGACGTCGTCCGGTTCTTCAACGCGGCGGCCATCGGCGTCGTCGACACCGAGGACCCCGAGTTCGACCCGGTCACCGGGCACCTCTTCTTCCTCGACGGCATCAACACCAACGTCTACCGCGTGAACCCGGTCAACGGGGTGTTCTTCGACGGCGACGACATCGTCACGCACTTCGATGTCGGTCGTCACGGCGCGCTGGACGTGGAAGGCCTCGGATCCGACCCGTCGCGCAACACGCTGCTGGTGGGTGACCGGCGCCAACGCCGGATCTACGAGGTCACGAAGACCGGCGACCTCGTGCGGATCATCGACGCCTCGCGGATCGCGGACCTGACCTTCCTGTCCGGCCTGACCATGGCGCCCGCGACCAACGCCGCCGGCCGGATGAACTACTGGATCGTCGACCGGGCCGTCGACAACGGCGCCGACCCGAACGAGAACGACGGCAAGCTCTTCGAGATCACGCTGGGGGCGACGGGCAACACCGGCCCCGTGCTGTCCTCGGTGACCATCGACCAGTCGGCGCCGCGAACCGACGACACCCTGACCGTCAGCGTGCAGGCCAGCGATGCGGACGGTGACCCGCTGACCTACGAGTACCAGTGGCGCAAGAACGGCGTGGCGCTGCCGGGCGAGACCGGCGATCGGCTCGACCTGTCCAAGTCGGGCAACGGTGACCGCGGCGACGCGATCTCCGTGCGCGTGACCGTCTCCGACGGCCAGGCCGAGGATCAGCGCACCTCCTCTCAGGTGACCATCGTCAACTCGCCGCCGGTGTTCGGCCAGGATCTGCCCAACCGCAGTGATACCGAAGGGGCGAGTGTGTCCATCGTCGCGGGGGCGTCGGATGCGGACGGTGACACGCTGACCTACAGCGCGGCCGGTCTGCCGGCTGGCGTGTCGATCGACACCAGCACCGGCCGTCTGTCGGGCACGATCGCGGCCGGCGCGGCGGCGTCGAGCCCGTACGACGTGACCGTGAGCGTGACCGACGGTGGCACCTCCGGGCCGCCGAGCCCGGGCACGGGCGTCCGACTCGTGCAGAGCAAGGCCGGCGACCAGAACAACAGCACGTCCTACTCGCTGGCGTTCGACCAGCAGCCCAGGCAGGGCAACCTGCTCGTGGCGTTCGGCGCCCACAGCGCCAGCCGCACCTCGACGGTCCCGAGCGGCTGGAGCCGAGCGGTCGACGCCGGCCGGTCGGTGATCTTCTACAAGGTCGCCGGCGCCAACGAGCCGGCCACGGTGACGTACTCGGTCTCCGGCACGGAGACGTTCATGGGTCTGTCCATCCTCGAGTACGAAGGGCTGCACGGCGTGCAGTCCGAGGTGCTCGACCGGGTGGTGAGCCAGTCCGGGTCCGGTACCAGCGTGTCCACCGGCACGACCGCGACCACGCGGCACGCCGACCAGCTCCTGGTCGCGGGGGTCGGCCTGAACGGCACGCGCACCTTCGCGAACCAGTGGACGGAGGGCTTCGCGGCGCGGAGCACGGCTCGCCGGCACAGCGTGGCCGACCGGGTGGTGTCCAGCACCGGACAGTTCCAGACCTCGGAGTCGTGGGACACCTCCGCGAACTTCGCGGTCGGGTCGCTGGTGACCTTCCGGATCGCGGACACCGCCCCGCCGTCGGACCCTGCCGCGGTCACCGACACCTTCCGGTGGACGGTCACCACGGGCGGTGGCGGTGGCCCCGTCCCCGGCCCGCCGGTCGTGGACGCGGTCACGGTGACGCCGACGTCGCCGCGGACCGACGGCACGCTGACCGCGGAGGTGACCGCGTCGGGCGGGTCGGGTTCGCTGACCTACTCCTACCAGTGGCTCAGGAACGGCACGGCGCTGAGCGGGGCGACGTCGCGGACGCTGGATCTGGGTGTTGCGGGCAACGGTGACAAGGGTGACACGCTCGCGGTGCGTGTCACGGCCTCGGACGGCACGTCGACAAGTCCGGCCGTGACCTCGGCCACGGTCACGGTCGTCAATTCCCCGCCGGTGTTCGGCCAGGATCTGCCCGACCGCAGCGACGCCGAGGGAGCCACGGTCTCGATCGCCTCCGGCGCCACCGACCGCGACGGTGACGACCTGACCTACAGCGCCACCGGTCTGCCCGGCGGCATCTCGATCAACAGCGCCACCGGCGCGATCTCGGGCACGCTCGCGGCCGGCTCGGCCGGCACCCACGCCGTGACCGTCACGGTGCGGGACACCAGCAACGCCACGGCCACCGACACGTTCACGTGGACGGTCACCGCGCCGGCGCAGCCACCGCCGGCCCCCACCGCCCTGACGGCCACCAGCACCTCGATCGGCGTGGACCTCGGTTGGAACACCGGTGGCTCGGGCGTGACCGGGTACCACGTCTACCGTGCCTCCAGCGCCAGCGGCCCCTACACGCGCCTGACGACGAACCCGCAGACGTCGACGACCTACCGGGACGAGACGGCGCCGATCGGCAGCACGTCGCACTACCGCGTGACGGCGCTGAACGCCGACGGGCTCGAATCGGCACCCGCGACCGCGAGCAGTCGCCGTGCCATCGGCTTCCGCGGCGCGTCCACTGCCGCGGGGCGCAACCTCACCTCCGCCGCCGTGCAGCGGCCGAGCGGGGTCGCCGCGGGTGACGTCCTGGTCGCGGCCGTGACGGTCTACGGGAACGCCAACATCACGGCCCCCTCCGGCTGGAACCTCGTGCGCAACGACGCCAACGGCACGAACATGCGTCAGGCGGTCTTCTCGCGGGTGGCCGCCAGCAACGAAGCGGCGTCGTACACCTGGACGCTGTCGACACGCACCAGCGCCACCGTGGTCGTCGTCGCCTACCGCGGTGTCGACGCGGCCCAGCCGGTCGACGTCGCGGGTGGACAGGCCAACGCCGCGTCCCGTTCGATCGCGACCCCGTCGGTCACGACGACCGGTGGGGACCGGCTGCTGATCGCGTTCTTCGGCTTCCGCAACAGCACCACCATCGATCAGCCCGAGGGCATGATCGAGCAGGCCGAGGTGCTGCAGTCCTCCGGGAACGACAAGCTCGCCCTCTCGATCGCGGACGAGGTGCGGCCGTCGGCCGGTGCCACGGGCACCCGGACCGCCAGCGTCCCCAGCGGTCCCACGGCCGTCAGCGTCGGCCAGGTGGTCGCGCTGCGGCCGGCGACACCGTAG
- a CDS encoding S8 family serine peptidase, producing MSTNAGRRRTRSLLVVLLLVATLLPTGAATAHTPGPEPTERLLVTYRPGTGEGAKAAARATVGASWVGAIERLGVEVLHLPEQASSRALAKLRTNPAVASVEADQLLTPEATPNDPAWGDQWGPKHVQAPAAWSVTTGAPDVRIAVLDSGVTVSADLQGKVLSGHNAMDGSANVTDNHGHGTRSASVAAAATNNGLGIAGYCWQCTILPVKVFDSEGAYVSDIARGMVWATDNGADVISLSMSGPNASATMLNGVRYASERGVVVVAAAGNYSSDAPRYPAAYPEVIGVAGTTSTDALYSWSNHGAWVDVSAPGNNQALTQTGGVVGYSGTSSATPAAAGVIGLGLATGASAAQVRRALEDGAVPLSSVRTGRIDAAAMLALLGGTGGEVPTPTDPPPSEPAPTDPAPKPGKGNGGGGKDKDAGGGKGNGKPAGKG from the coding sequence ATGTCCACGAACGCCGGCCGACGCCGGACACGATCGCTCCTGGTCGTCCTGCTGCTGGTGGCGACCCTGCTGCCGACGGGCGCTGCCACGGCACACACGCCGGGCCCGGAACCGACCGAGCGGCTCCTGGTCACCTACCGACCGGGAACCGGTGAGGGGGCGAAGGCTGCGGCCCGGGCGACCGTCGGCGCGTCTTGGGTAGGCGCCATAGAGCGGCTGGGTGTCGAGGTCCTGCACCTACCGGAACAGGCATCTTCGCGGGCTCTGGCGAAGTTGCGCACCAACCCTGCCGTGGCGAGTGTCGAAGCGGACCAGCTGCTGACGCCGGAGGCGACCCCGAACGATCCGGCGTGGGGCGACCAGTGGGGCCCGAAGCACGTGCAGGCGCCGGCGGCGTGGTCGGTCACGACGGGCGCCCCGGACGTGCGCATCGCGGTGCTCGACTCCGGCGTCACCGTCAGCGCGGACCTGCAGGGCAAGGTCCTGTCAGGACACAACGCGATGGACGGTTCCGCGAACGTGACCGACAACCACGGTCACGGCACGCGGTCCGCGAGCGTCGCGGCGGCCGCGACGAACAACGGTCTCGGCATCGCCGGCTACTGCTGGCAGTGCACGATCCTGCCGGTGAAGGTGTTCGACTCCGAGGGGGCGTACGTCTCCGACATTGCCAGGGGCATGGTCTGGGCGACCGACAACGGCGCGGACGTGATCTCGCTGTCCATGAGCGGCCCGAACGCCTCGGCGACGATGCTGAACGGCGTGCGCTACGCCAGCGAGCGCGGGGTCGTCGTCGTGGCGGCGGCCGGCAACTACTCGTCCGACGCGCCGCGGTACCCGGCGGCGTATCCGGAGGTGATCGGCGTCGCCGGCACGACCAGCACGGACGCCCTGTACTCGTGGTCCAACCACGGGGCCTGGGTCGACGTCAGCGCCCCCGGCAACAACCAGGCGCTGACCCAGACCGGCGGCGTCGTCGGCTACTCCGGGACGTCCTCCGCGACCCCGGCGGCGGCCGGAGTGATCGGGCTCGGGTTGGCGACCGGCGCCTCGGCCGCCCAGGTCCGGCGCGCGCTCGAGGATGGTGCCGTGCCACTGTCCAGCGTGCGGACCGGTCGGATCGACGCCGCCGCGATGTTGGCCCTGCTCGGCGGCACGGGTGGTGAAGTGCCGACACCGACCGATCCACCGCCCAGCGAACCGGCGCCCACGGATCCGGCGCCGAAGCCGGGCAAGGGCAACGGTGGCGGCGGCAAGGACAAGGACGCCGGCGGCGGCAAGGGGAACGGCAAGCCCGCCGGCAAGGGCTGA
- a CDS encoding Crp/Fnr family transcriptional regulator has product MHAGVASGRWRQPDVVAAARASALLGSLSRDDLALVLGVAQAADHARGSLVLRESDDDVVVVLRGAAKEHRSNLDGVDVVTALLGPGDTAGLPAALGHPGAARVTTLEPATLLVLPGRELRPLVEAHPAVAAACLHAVGAQLGELRDRQVSFAGTSTRERLVHRLLELATRWGQQVDDVVMVRLHLTQEELASWAGVSRESAAKVLADLRRTGIVHTGRRELIVRDLAALETRLTPRRHSSPSATALLLGHLDTTAEETPTSA; this is encoded by the coding sequence ATGCACGCAGGGGTCGCGTCGGGCCGGTGGCGGCAGCCCGACGTCGTCGCGGCCGCCCGGGCCTCGGCGCTGCTCGGGAGCCTCTCGCGCGACGACCTGGCGCTGGTGCTCGGGGTGGCGCAGGCGGCCGACCACGCCCGTGGCTCGCTGGTCCTGCGCGAGTCCGACGACGACGTGGTCGTGGTGCTGCGCGGTGCCGCGAAGGAGCACCGTTCCAACCTCGACGGTGTCGACGTCGTCACGGCGCTGCTCGGCCCGGGCGACACGGCCGGGCTGCCCGCCGCACTGGGCCATCCCGGTGCGGCGCGGGTGACGACCCTGGAGCCGGCGACCCTGCTGGTGCTGCCGGGTCGGGAACTGCGACCCCTCGTCGAGGCGCATCCGGCCGTGGCGGCCGCGTGCCTCCACGCCGTCGGTGCGCAGCTCGGCGAGCTGCGCGACCGTCAGGTCAGCTTCGCCGGCACCTCGACGCGCGAGCGGTTGGTGCACCGGCTGCTGGAGCTCGCCACGCGCTGGGGACAGCAGGTCGACGACGTCGTGATGGTGCGCCTGCACCTGACGCAGGAGGAACTGGCGTCATGGGCCGGCGTGTCGCGGGAGTCGGCGGCGAAGGTCCTGGCCGACCTGCGACGCACCGGCATCGTCCACACCGGTCGCCGTGAGCTGATCGTCCGTGACCTCGCAGCCCTCGAGACACGGCTGACGCCCCGGCGCCACTCGTCGCCCAGCGCCACCGCTCTGCTGCTCGGTCACCTCGATACCACAGCCGAGGAAACCCCCACCTCGGCCTGA
- a CDS encoding sugar transferase, whose protein sequence is MKNQPVSVGSLEINSRGESVTGSAEVRRNSKQASVGSRAVPDVAAATPLSQSSARAAAFEAPSLPDRRKRGLLGEAVLRRLISTPTSDAVALAVTLFPFRGSTVTVGYVTCAWLVLFVGEPGHRRLSPRVSEDGGWLVKRLALTLVVFGPWAVLRLQAGRLMLVFVEATVLVVAARAVTYAGLRRLHTRGLLLSNTLVVGTGVVGQELGHVLRDHPEYGLRLVGYVDGDPPAHVANQVVASPEELSRALRELAVRRVVVAFGARRASQMVAILRACDAHDVTVYHVPRFFELGALPDALEHDDVWGIPLVRHRRAALRPHARVVKRAVDLLLSAAALLVAAAPMAVLAALVHASSPGPILFRQVRIGQSGREFEMLKFRTMYVNDDSAITWSVAGDPRLTPVGAFLRKSSLDELPQLFNVLRGDMSLVGPRPERPHFVYKFGSGIPGYTDRHRVPVGVTGWAQIHGLRGDTSIEQRVRFDNYYIENWSLWLDFVILFRTLRSFRTGG, encoded by the coding sequence ATGAAAAACCAGCCCGTATCGGTTGGATCTCTTGAGATCAATAGTCGGGGGGAGTCGGTGACGGGCAGTGCGGAAGTGCGACGCAATAGCAAGCAAGCGAGTGTCGGTTCCAGGGCAGTTCCCGACGTAGCGGCCGCGACGCCGCTGTCGCAGTCGTCCGCTCGGGCGGCCGCCTTCGAGGCTCCGAGCCTTCCGGATCGCCGCAAGCGGGGGCTGCTCGGCGAGGCCGTCCTGCGCCGGCTCATCTCGACGCCGACGTCGGACGCCGTGGCGTTGGCCGTCACCCTCTTCCCGTTCCGGGGTTCGACGGTCACGGTCGGCTACGTGACCTGCGCATGGCTGGTGCTGTTCGTCGGGGAACCCGGTCACCGGCGGCTCAGTCCTCGGGTGAGCGAGGACGGCGGTTGGCTCGTCAAGCGGCTTGCTCTGACGCTGGTCGTGTTTGGGCCGTGGGCCGTGCTCCGCCTGCAGGCCGGGCGGCTGATGCTGGTCTTCGTCGAGGCGACGGTCCTGGTCGTCGCCGCCCGGGCCGTGACCTACGCAGGGTTGCGGCGATTGCATACCCGCGGGCTGCTGCTCTCCAACACGCTCGTCGTCGGGACCGGAGTCGTCGGCCAAGAGCTCGGTCATGTCCTGCGCGACCATCCGGAGTATGGATTGCGCCTGGTCGGCTACGTCGACGGTGACCCGCCCGCCCACGTGGCGAACCAGGTCGTCGCGAGTCCCGAGGAACTGTCGCGGGCGCTGCGGGAACTGGCGGTCCGGCGCGTCGTCGTGGCATTCGGGGCCCGCCGCGCCTCACAGATGGTCGCGATCCTGCGCGCGTGCGACGCCCACGACGTGACCGTCTACCACGTCCCGCGCTTCTTCGAGTTGGGCGCACTGCCGGACGCGCTGGAGCACGACGACGTCTGGGGCATCCCACTCGTGCGGCACCGGCGGGCCGCGTTGCGGCCGCACGCCCGGGTCGTGAAACGGGCTGTCGACCTGTTGCTGTCGGCAGCGGCGCTGCTGGTGGCCGCCGCCCCGATGGCCGTGCTGGCGGCTCTCGTCCACGCCTCGAGTCCCGGGCCGATCCTCTTCCGCCAGGTCCGGATCGGACAGTCCGGCCGCGAGTTCGAGATGCTCAAGTTCCGCACCATGTACGTCAATGACGATTCGGCCATCACGTGGTCGGTTGCCGGTGACCCGAGATTGACGCCTGTTGGCGCCTTTCTCCGCAAGTCATCGTTGGATGAACTTCCACAGTTGTTCAATGTCCTGCGTGGAGACATGTCGCTCGTCGGTCCACGTCCAGAGCGTCCTCATTTCGTCTACAAGTTCGGTTCTGGCATACCCGGATATACCGACCGACACCGGGTTCCCGTGGGCGTGACAGGCTGGGCGCAGATCCATGGCCTGCGCGGGGACACCTCCATCGAGCAGCGCGTCCGCTTCGACAACTACTACATCGAGAACTGGTCGTTGTGGCTCGACTTCGTGATCCTGTTCCGGACGCTGCGGTCGTTCCGGACCGGAGGCTGA